GTCGGTTAAATCGGGAGtcatgtaaaacattttttgaataagGATTCCTTGAAATAGGGTTTGGTACCTGAAAGTCGAAATCaggtaattttgttttcaaataggcctttcaGGCTCTTATGAATAACGCAATGCACTAGTGACATGGTCTCAAAAAGTTGAAGAAGAACCGGTAACCGGTAACGTAACAGTTATTGCACAAAGCTTTTACTGTAAAACGAATGAACTGATTccgatataattaattatagaatCATGTACAGCCTACAACTAAAGTTAATCGACTCAATCAATCATTTAGCTCTATAAATTAGCTCCCCTAACACCTGAGCTAAGTTTTCAGGTATGTCACAATAATTTCCATGCCAAGAAAAACCACATACTGAGGAAAACCTTTAAGGAAAGTTCTTAATCATTAACCAATTGCGTAGAAGTGGTCACTCTCTAAGCTATATTAGTAATTTTGTACGTATGTCGTTAGTCACTATGTCCATAGTTCATGTGACGACAATTTTCCTCGTCGACCCAGTTACTAGGCATGaaaaaatgttatcaatattACAAAGTGGTTCAATTAttctcatcatctcccgagccttttcccaactatgttggggtcggcttccagtataaccgaatgtagctgagtactaatgtaatacaagaagcgactgcctatctggcctcctcaacccagttacctgggcaacccgataccccataagactggttgtcagatttactggcttctaactacctgtaacgactgccaaagatgttcaaatgaaagcagggacctaccaatttaacgtgctatcaatacaaatataataaagaggaaacattcatttttttgtaccctaaaggatCTACTGCTACTACTGAACATATTTGAAAAatctacactcttcctgagtaacataggctatatttcatcccggtacgggcagtagttgccacgggacgcgggaTAAGCTAGTTACTAATACAATACCCCACCAGCTTTTTTGGAAATACTATTTCGAAATTccaccttttgtttttaaaaggatGAATCgttcttataatatttatttttgaatatttcagtGAGAAACCAGACAAGTGGTCTTTAAACCTGGTACAACACACACACAGTGCTCTTACAGCCAACGAGACACATATGGCTTGTGACCCACAGGATAATAGCGTGAGTATTGATTTATTTcatagtttatgtacacagcAACATAtatgagaaaaaatatagaGCAATCAAttaaaggcacagcttatttcttATGAAATCTCTTCCAGTTCGCAATGAGAATAAAAAGTAGAAGTATTTACCTAccctataatataatttttagcaTACCTAGTGTCAGAATCTCTCAAAACGGCTAACGaccgtggaattgtaacaacaacTGCCGTCAAATAGCACAATTAGCAAAATCTGCAAAATCTAGCTGAAACTATAGCAAACGAAGGCCAATTTTCACCTTCAAGATAAGCGTCAGTTTTTCACCAAAACAACTGAataattcagttattttaagaaaactgacgtttatgttgacggtgaacttgggccttaatatagataaaataatgtcTGAAAACGCGGTGTCATTATGCCTATCTTGATGTTTaacttaaagttatttttagaccatttaaaaataaatttattattgacGTAATTTCTCGGCACATAGAAACGATATTAGAGGTTAGAGACACatgggctgcgggatttttcaagagttaccgcggccctgttacataaaaggcctacgagggaacacgacggtttttagtcagtaagagtctgacactccctcactgctgctaaccgacagcgggaggggtcatttgatgatttttgacgtcgttaaaaaaaaagtttgaggcacatttttttaaatcttttattttcttcttttcagcTAGCCTACCGCTACCCAGCAATAAACAGCATGAATTTATCACCCCAAATACAAAACCACGCCCATTTGGGTATGAAACCAAAAAAACAGGACGCCTTCATGCAAACCGACCCCGTTCAATCAGAAGATGATGACTCTCAACCTAATAACAGTTACAGCGAAGTTTCAGACAAATACCCTGAAAATTTAGAATATCCCAACTATCAGAAAGACCCGGAATTCGACAAAAAATACGAAGCGAAAgattacacaaacaaacaagatgATTATTTACCACAAACAAATGAAGAGTATAATAAAGAAGCTGAGAAATATGCTCTAGAAAGGAAATCTCTAAACGGTTATGAGAAACCTCTATTAGAAAATTTCCCGAAACCGGTCGAAAATTACCAGAAAGTCAATGATATGTATTCAAATTTTGACAAGTCCTTTCGTCCGGATTACCCGTTTCAAAATTATCCAGACAGCGTTGAGCTTTTGAGGAACCAGCAACATAATTTGCAAATGTTGCAAGAACAACACAGAATTAATGAGAACcaaaacttttttaatgaaaaccaTATAAAGCAGGAAATTGATATTAATGTTGAAGATGATAAGTTTATTTCGAGTTATGAAAGGAATAAGGAACAATTAGGTAAgtctaaaaacctttttttacacttttttttgGTCAACCTGTAACTATAACTACtctatttgagtaggcactcaagataaaaaaatcttgatattactttttatataaaaactcactctaaaatactgaaaatacaataaaataaataattacataatcaaatatttttctacttactttattattttttaattacttgtaagttattttaagcagtagtatatttttattcggtttttataaaatagtgctatcaagatttttttatctcTAGTTAAGTTAGGTTAACATATGTAAGTAATGGAATCttaaggtaactaatttaaccatcttccaaggatcgtagcgtcatgaaaattgtcagctgtatgtagttctgatgacaatacaataatatggtactgtcgaactgatctgatgacggagccggaagatatgaactggaacttcatgatggaacgtcgtatcatagctgtgtttggacttaTTACAAAATTTCATCTAAATCGGATCAAATTTTCCCGTAACGGTATACTAATATCAAAAGAGTGAAAGTTAGTAAGAATGCATgtatatttgtttcattttcacgcaaaaactactaaatagattttgatgaaacttatcAGTAATACAGCTCATAATATTAGAATAGGCTACTTTCTATCTACGTAAGTCAACAATTTACGTCGAGACGCAGGCAAAACCACTAGAAAAACATAGTTTAAAATACTACTCCCGATGACATAGTTGTTTACACTAgaaaaaagtaatgtttgtaatattttctaCTATTACTATTATAGTAAAACCTACTCCACatttactataatatttataagttctaAGTCGTAAACTTGAATGTTTTGACTCGGGACGCGGATCGTGGATACATGTTTTAGGAAAAATAATGACTGTATTTAGTAATAACAATCTTTGTTGACTTTTGTAGACGTTCCAAGATATATAGGTTTTTTTTCCTCTATAAAATCCCtactctgtctgttacgctttcacgtctaaaccactgtatagttatcggcacggataatgagctctcggcggaagagtggggatcgttttgcgcactgtacacttaaggcaataaaccaataaatcacttttgagcaggtgaaggtcagggctcaatactgatttgaataaaatttgatacagagatagagttgaccttgagaaagaacataggatagtttttatcccggacatATGAAGAATTCTCTTCGCGATACAAcagaactctacgcgggcgaagccgcgggcggaagctagtacttaatattatgaaggCAAAACAGGCGAATTgggaacctcctcctttttttgaagtcggttaaaatgatgagaatagatttttatgaaacttggtaTGATATGGGCTATTCTGGTGCAGGTAGTATTTCCCTCAGGAAATGTATATTCTATCTTCGTCATGAATTTTCTAAATCGATTGACTAGATACAGAGATTACCCCTTAGaaagtgacaaaaataaaagtttacgtttttataatatcagtgtAGATAATATTAAGCCAAAGTCCATCGAAAACATaaacttcagttttttttaaaacaattgtttactatgagttttcaaagtaaacaattgttttaagaactgACTATGGGCGCCAGTGTTAACCATTAACAAAACTTATGAGCAATTTCAAAGGTTAGTGATAAAATGATAGCTCATCAGGTACTCAGGTATCTGACAGATGATACAACTTTTGGTTTCACAAAATACTTGTATAGCAATATTTGGTAGAAATCTTTATCAAATAGATAgcattaactaaataaataataaacataaaataacgtTCATTTAGGCAAAATAGAAAAAAGATTGGTACACTAacttaactatcagataactaactgacactagTTGTAATCAGTGAAACTAGCCGCTAACCTATAATTTTGACACTATAAACTTATGCTAAACAGTTTCCAATGCGATTTGCAGACGCGGACATGTACAACAGCCGGCGACTGATCGAACAACAGCGCTTGCTCGAACAAATACAGCATCAGGTCAAACAGGAGCCTGATACTCCTACCGGtgagttttaattataattttattcacaatttttttttgtttgcaattagGGCTATCATCTGTCCGGGTTTCTCCGGATTTGTCCTAGTTTAGAGGCCGTCCGGGaccgtccgggcgggttttcaagaaatgaccggggaaaacccggacacttttcatgtaaggaagcacctcattgaattttaGTATATggtaatagtaaatggattaataCTTCTGGTCttgttatgtttaaaaaaattgacgaACTCGTCCCAGGGAAAAATGCGATtaacgccaaatgtccgggttttttaaatgtttgtccggatttggcgaaattcgagatggcagccctatttaCAATTCAACATGATCTACGACTATTGTGTGTATCAATTCATATAAACTGAAATACCACATTTTAGTTTCTTGCCTCCATATGAAGAAAGATTTAAATTTTTGACGTAAAGATTAAAGATTTgactttaaaatttaaactgAGTGTTTTTAAACATCTATTAAATTTAAAcaacttttacggattttatcgcggttatattcatcatcatcatcatcggttatattaatattgttaaaatacgATGTTTGTATTTCCAGGATGTGAGAACGTGATGCAGCCGCAAGGCAGCCCGTACTACCAGTCAAACAATCATAATAATGTTACAGGTAAACTATTTAAATGTAGTTATTTAGAATAGGCTTAAAATTAGAGCTTTTTGTAGGGTAATCTTACTATGGATTTTTAACCAACTGAAAAAGGAAGAGGTTTTCAattcatcaattttttttttcggtttcTAGGATTGCAACTCAGTCGCGTTAAAACTATTGCTTggatttttgtaaaacaaactGCATTAATGTATCTTATTAGCTGTTTCGTGCAGTTTTATCCATGTATGGGTAAAATTAtcccatacccggataaaatatagccagtaattaaataattttgaaatctgTACCTACTGAGTTTTCCGAGATTTTGTAGTCGGATAATGTACCTAGAATTAATCAATTATATGGtaaaaaccgcatcaaattCAGTTCAGCTAAACGCTACAAAATAAGTAGATTTTTTGGAGTTGGTATTTTTCTTCTacgttttttatacatattagtataaaagtatatatttatatatattaatattactatctTTATCTACAGCGGGTTACTACGAGCAGCTATCCCGACCCGGACCAGAACTTCTCATCGCCAAGCAGAACGCACTCGCTGCCCATACGCAACTCTGTAAGTACCAACCGCCTAGCCTTATAGTTAACTGatgtagttatcggcacggatattgagccctgaccttcacctgcgcagaagtgatttattggtttactagcttttgcctgcaacttcgttcgcgtggaatagtgactaccagcagatttttgatttgaccaatagatggcgctatatgtccggaatttttttttttttgtaataaaaactatcctatgtcctttctcaagtttcaaactatgtctgtaccaaatttcacacaaatcggttcagtagtttaggcgtgaagaaaagacagacagacagacagagttactttcgcatttataatattagtttggattgccTTATGtatacagtgcgcaaagcgatccccactcttccgccgagagctcattatccgtgccggtaactataccatGCTGAGTAGtatcccttatgtactcttcttccgagcctttttcccaactacgttggggtcggcttccagtctaaccggatgcagctgagtaccagtgtcctacaaggagcgactgcctatctgacctcctcaacccagttacccgggcaacttaATACCTTCTCAATTATTTGTCCATTCAAGTttctttccttattttttatgaatgtcaaaattcCAGTTTTtcagaaagatttttttgagttttaaacgctaaaaaaatgtttttttctttattttcagggcAAAATACAATGAAGCGGCCATTTTTCTACAGTGAGACGCCGCACTACAATAGTAGTCCCATACTGCATAGATATGAGGtatgtaaaaacaaatactaatggcattactacaaaaacataaatacctattttacacttgtctaaaaaaattggcagcaaaatgaaccataagtcaacgtcataatttgtcatttttttagacaagtgacgtttaaaagtttttgtggtaagacggtagaTGTTTACCACGGTTTCAccgtataaaactttttaaaagctACGAATGGTGGTCTaacactaatatttttttaaaaatcggGCTAACAGTCCTTAAGAtaagataaaatgaaaataacaagGTTTTTTTATACCTTTCAAATCCACCGTCAGTCATTGTACTAAAGAAAAGTtggaaaaaagtaaaatttcaGTTAAGTTGGTAAAAGTTTCAGCTTTTATGAAATACAAGCTGTTACAAAATTACATGTAAATTCGAAATGGGGTTACAAGGCTTGCCGTCCAcgtcatattttttgtagtataGATATAATCGGATAATAATAATGGTTCCGACAAACAAATTAATCTCCAGCGATCTGTGGCCGACTAATATTCTTATTAACCAGCGTTATAATGAATTACCGACAAAAAATCCAAAACATAAacgacaaaaaatatcaaatttaaCTACGAATATGAGCAGGTTCAAATAACTATTTCTCCTAAAAATCGATCGTCGAGTAATAAAACTAAAGTTCCGACTAGAATACTGAACTTCCGACAAAATTACTAAGTTACCGAAAACAAAGgttttgacaaaataatcatatttttcacTCTCAACAATAATACCTCAACAGTTCGGCACACGCGATCGGGTTCGGGTCGCATTCGGCTGTTTTCGTGTGAGAGTTCGAAAGATCCGAGCGCAGTGCGAGTTAAGGAAACTTAGTATTGTTACGAAATATGGATGAGGTACCCATGTACCGTTCTGTATCGGAGGAGGAAGACGAGGGAGCTGGATCATCGATACCGGTGAAGAAGAATCATCGAAATAAAAGTTCGGTGTTGATCaaatgcctacaactttcgaaggttgcccttgatttctcagggtttccatcatcagatcctgacctgatatgacctgactatgggaccaactggcagctattccgcgtcgaacaaaaaaataatcacacaAATCGGTCAATAAACCTCggcgtaatcgatgtacatacaaagtagtacacatacaaaaaaaaaacatacctaccggccgaactgagaacctcctcctttttgggaagtcggttaaaagtatTCTAGGTAACCAAAATCTACTTGGTTTTAGATTAAAGCGTAAAAACTACTTTAATTCTTACTAAATAAGTACCGATATCGAAGCATACCCGTGGTAAGTAAAATTCacgatatatgtaggtataaaagttattattacaagtacatttttatatttttttaaagtattgttTAACCACTGAgattaatattttcagtataatgTTATAGTTAAAATGGCACCATGTCTATGAAATATGAAAGgtaatttatgaattaatagTAGGCAAGTAAAgattaaaaattacaaagcaTAGTTTTCAGTAGAACGTAATTTATACTGGTAGAAAAGTATTATAGCAACAAACAgtgatgtttatttttcgaAGACTTTAGTATCTCATTCGGTCGTTTCGTGATTTTTATTCGGAAAAAAGTAGTCGGAAAGTCAGTATTTTAGTCAGTAGCTTTAGTATTTTGAGTAAGGacaattcttatttttttgtcgGAGCTTTTATTACTAGCCGATATAATCGGGTCGATTCTTTTGTAGAACGTTTTGACTACAATCTTTCGACTGGCTTTGTAGGACGTTGTACGTTGCACTATTACTATCAGTGTATTCTAATTTTCTCCTATAAAAAATCGTTCACCGAATTATCGGATGTGGGCAGGCCAAATaatcctttatttttttttgtaaataaataagtgtattttttatttttccaggaCATCCCAAGAATTCTCCAGTGATGAGACATTCCAAAGTTTcgcaaaaaaacatttaaatataaaaaaaaggtttattgtaaaaatataattctctTGACAACACTATAGGTAATCTCTAgatggttatttttattatttttttaataattattaataatggttacgataataatatattttttattattaataagcgTGCGGTCccttgtcaaaaaaaaatataactatgttttttatttattttttaaatattatttttttattatttagtcatTTTTCGAGGGACCAACCGTTAGATTACTATGCTACTTGTGATATAATTTTGAGTTTAGTATAGGACGGGTTTTTTggaataatctattttttttttgtattttagtaccccttgaagaagaaaaatgtttttgtctataatattgttaattgtctatatttttgtatatccTTTCCGGACGTTTAAAactcaaattattttcaaaacctaCCAGTAATACCTGAGATGTgctcgttcaaacaaataaaatcttcagCTAAAATTAGACtctaattaaagaaaattccTTCACTGGGGttctaaaatacaaataaaaaaacattaaaatccgTCTTATATTAAAACCAATAATAACATagtaatgtaaattaatatctttataataattactattatataatataaatataaataaaagcaaaaattgTACAAATCGTCGGGAAAAAATGGATAATTGTGTCgcttttttatataagtatttaaaaaatatcaatttatttatttattttaaaaatcatatttattggaatgttttattttgcaaaaaaatatatattttagtttgtGTAATGTCTGTAAAAGTCTTTCAAAGCAATTTaaaggtcccggctgtcattgaacatccttggcagtcgttacgggtagtcagaagccagtaagtctgacaccagtctaaccaaggcgtattgggttgtccgggtaactgggttgaggaggtcagataggcagtcgctccttgtggcacactggtactcagctgcatccggttagactggaagccgaccacaacatagttgggaaaaggctcgggagagaTTCAAACATTACATAtactattatattaaaattatttgtttattgaattgCATGAGCCCTTCttatgtgtaaaaatatatttttgtttcgatAAGATCTTTTAATTCACACTTCTCGTCAAAGTTTACtttcgcaaaaatatttatttaaaaaaatatagaagggtgtattttaatatttatttataaaaaatataaattatttctatagaTACTGTGTTGTTGCCATtcttaaaattaagaaaaaaatcgtcTCGTTTAGTCAAAAActtatctttttaatattttatttataatttaaatctaaATCTGATTATTTTCACCGTTGTTTTGTTTAGTATtttagtttctttgtttgttatattataaaaaaaatattataatatatataaaatatgttttatgtgatttttaatgtgaaaaatTTCTTAGGATTGTCGAAAATTTTTGCCAATAAGTAGATAGGCAGGACCCGTTTACTTGTAATACGCAATCCAAGTTATTTTTTcgcataatttttaatataaacgaCTGTTTGGATAAAAGTGACctaagattgtattttttttttgtatcttttttttgctaaaatttcacgaaaaatttgaaaaaaaaaatctggcaAAAAAAATTGGGCCCAATGttgttaaacattattttttctatcaaaaaTGTTGCCAgtgctattattttatttggtttttatatCTTATGactttttgattgttttttttttggttaataGGTCACTTTTTTCGTccgaaaagtttttttttgatattattttgtaaaacaatgaatagtttttaattaatgacagATAGTTACCAGTATCGTACATGTCTTTGCCATTTTAATGCTCttttgtatacattttattattttttttgttgtcgcttaCGATGTTTTGATACTTATAACTTGTTATAAAAGTAAGTTACTTTGTTTAGGGCGATTAAAATAGAACTgacaatcaaaaaatattaattacagatGCTGTCTTTTTTATTCGGAAGTGTACAAAAAGGATagccaaaaaaaacattttaattttaatatctttttataaaaaataaatataaattttaatataaaagaaaatcgatCTTTacgataaataaatgaaaaaaaatgtttttgtgccAATATTGTATGTTAGTCAAAATAATTACTGAAAAGATAAAAGGTACCGACGAATGGAGAACCTCCCCCTTTtcgagaagtcggttaaaaagtacataatcaactttgaaaaaaatatt
This region of Helicoverpa armigera isolate CAAS_96S chromosome 29, ASM3070526v1, whole genome shotgun sequence genomic DNA includes:
- the LOC110381915 gene encoding uncharacterized protein LOC110381915 isoform X1, coding for MGYYCTVPQCTSLAGKTKNVKFHRFPRDVTMADKWNLILKRGKPYTKYSKVCSLHFTQADYNVTTMGKNKGQWKTLSKDAVPSQNLPKLNPDGTVMVIRKSRTVKYREGKKEDIHGEKPDKWSLNLVQHTHSALTANETHMACDPQDNSLAYRYPAINSMNLSPQIQNHAHLGMKPKKQDAFMQTDPVQSEDDDSQPNNSYSEVSDKYPENLEYPNYQKDPEFDKKYEAKDYTNKQDDYLPQTNEEYNKEAEKYALERKSLNGYEKPLLENFPKPVENYQKVNDMYSNFDKSFRPDYPFQNYPDSVELLRNQQHNLQMLQEQHRINENQNFFNENHIKQEIDINVEDDKFISSYERNKEQLDADMYNSRRLIEQQRLLEQIQHQVKQEPDTPTGCENVMQPQGSPYYQSNNHNNVTAGYYEQLSRPGPELLIAKQNALAAHTQLWQNTMKRPFFYSETPHYNSSPILHRYEDIPRILQ
- the LOC110381915 gene encoding uncharacterized protein LOC110381915 isoform X2, whose translation is MGYYCTVPQCTSLAGKTKNVKFHRFPRDVTMADKWNLILKRGKPYTKYSKVCSLHFTQADYNVTTMGQWKTLSKDAVPSQNLPKLNPDGTVMVIRKSRTVKYREGKKEDIHGEKPDKWSLNLVQHTHSALTANETHMACDPQDNSLAYRYPAINSMNLSPQIQNHAHLGMKPKKQDAFMQTDPVQSEDDDSQPNNSYSEVSDKYPENLEYPNYQKDPEFDKKYEAKDYTNKQDDYLPQTNEEYNKEAEKYALERKSLNGYEKPLLENFPKPVENYQKVNDMYSNFDKSFRPDYPFQNYPDSVELLRNQQHNLQMLQEQHRINENQNFFNENHIKQEIDINVEDDKFISSYERNKEQLDADMYNSRRLIEQQRLLEQIQHQVKQEPDTPTGCENVMQPQGSPYYQSNNHNNVTAGYYEQLSRPGPELLIAKQNALAAHTQLWQNTMKRPFFYSETPHYNSSPILHRYEDIPRILQ